A single Vespula vulgaris chromosome 3, iyVesVulg1.1, whole genome shotgun sequence DNA region contains:
- the LOC127062123 gene encoding U6 snRNA-associated Sm-like protein LSm8, translated as MASGLESYVNHTVSIITSDGRNFIGTLKGFDQTINIILDESHERVYSTTQGVEQVVLGLHIIRGDNVAIVGELDDEMDARLDLSAIRADPLSPITH; from the exons ATGGCATCGGGGTTAGAAAGCTACGTGAATC aTACAGTTTCGATTATTACTTCGGACGgtagaaattttatt gGCACATTAAAAGGATTTGAtcaaacaattaatattatattggaTGAATCACATGAGAGAGTATATAGCACAACGCAAGGTGTAGAACAAGTTGTTTTGGGTTTACATATCATCAGAGGAGATAATGT AGCAATTGTGGGAGAACTAGATGATGAAATGGATGCACGTTTAGATTTATCAGCTATTAGAGCTGATCCATTAAGCCCTATAACACATTGA
- the LOC127062120 gene encoding transcription initiation factor TFIID subunit 8-like — protein MDIQFVNTRRKILNHVICSILVECGYDTCEKQALETLTEMLQSFIVEVGESARNYCELSGRTEPLIADVILGLINMGIKLDNLENYGKRTNRTVLPPLQQQTQSKQLNILQAGVKQSHPSHIPSYLPAFPDPHAYIRTPTHKQPVTEYEAIREKAATQKRDIERALTRFIAKTGETHSLFLTDDNSMFPLIACKPQFPSYLSALLPQDQIFETDQDFQFEPTPVKKKKEQKTEETEEGVNVPSEDTEQTNETTAQQDGIDNPYLRPGKIPKNKIPGVMVPSQHSIKRDSFVDT, from the exons ATGGATATACAATTTGTTAatactcgaagaaaaatattaaatcatgTTATTTGCAGTATTTTAGTAGAATGTGGTTATGACACTTGTGAGAAACAAGCATTAGAAACTCTTACAGAGATGCTTCAGTCTT TTATTGTGGAAGTTGGGGAATCTGCAAGAAATTATTGCGAACTTTCTGGGAGAACGGAACCGCTAATCGCGGATGTTATATTGGGGTTAATAAACATGGGTATAAAATTggataatttagaaaattatggGAAAAGGACAAATAGAACAGTTTTACCTCCGTTACAACAACAAACCCAGtcaaaacaattaaatattttacaggCTGGTGTAAAACAAAGTCATCCTTCGCATATACCAAGTTATTTACCAGCTTTCCCAGATCCACATGCATATATCAGAACACCA ACACATAAACAACCAGTAACTGAATATGAAGCAATACGAGAAAAAGCTGCTACACAAAAACGAGATATTGAAAGAGCTTTAACAAGATTCATTGCAAAAACAGGAGAAACGCATAGCTTATTTTTGACAGATGATAATAGTATGTTTCCAT TAATTGCTTGTAAACCACAATTTCCTAGTTATCTCTCAGCACTTTTACCTCAAGATCAAATATTTGAAACAGATCAAGACTTTCAATTTGAACCAACTCctgttaagaagaaaaaagaacagaaaactGAAGAAACAGAGGAAG GTGTTAATGTACCAAGCGAAGATACAGAACAAACAAATGAAACTACTGCTCAGCAAGATGGTATAGATAATCCTTACTTACGTCCTGGAAAAAtacctaaaaataaaataccaGGTGTTATGGTCCCTTCACAGCATTCTATAAAAAGAGACTCTTTTGTTGATACTTAg